The following proteins come from a genomic window of Triticum aestivum cultivar Chinese Spring chromosome 6A, IWGSC CS RefSeq v2.1, whole genome shotgun sequence:
- the LOC123128769 gene encoding uncharacterized protein → MASTGSPPPPCSRGDPRRRPAVQRTPTAAMPATRSPPPPCPTGVLYRRASLQAIPTAAMPARRPPSTPCPTGDPYRRALLRASPTTALLSRSSPPPPREIPAAALPSGKTRFSPEKWEGYYFLEDAEGYLFQEADGGFYFLECFEGEGYYYQSEESDYFHTGQSLYDKDYGLQTLDSELQALSLHSDLGKRGQLLEERCKGSKARDDDCRDGGSPCLKVLEASGVSGHRHIARREPKKGV, encoded by the exons ATGGCCTCGACGGGATCCCCACCGCCGCCCTGCTCTCGGGGAGacccccgccgccgccctgccgtccAGCGGACCCCCACCGCCGCCATGCCCGCGACGAGGTCCCCACCGCCGCCCTGCCCTACGGGCGTTCTCTACCGCCGCGCTTCTCTGCAGGCGATCCCCACCGCCGCCATGCCTGCGAGGAGGCCCCCATCGACGCCCTGCCCTACGGGAGATCCCTACCGCCGCGCTCTTCTGCGGGCGAGCCCCAccaccgccctgctctcccggagTTCCCCGCCGCCGCCCAGGGAGATCCCGGCGGCAGCCCTCCCCTCCGGCAAGACGCGGTTCTCGCCCG AGAAGTGGGAGGGCTACTACTTCCTTGAAGATGCCGAAGGCTATCTGTTCCAGGAGGCCGATGGTGGGTTCTACTTTTTGGAGTGCTTTGAAGGGGAGGGCTACTATTACCAAAGCGAAGAAAGTGACTACTTTCACACCGGACAAAGTCTATATGACAAGGATTACGGCCTGCAGACCCTTGATTCTGAGCTACAGGCACTCTCCCTCCACAGCGACCTCGGCAAGCGGGGCCAGCTCCTGGAGGAGCGCTGCAAGGGGAGCAAGGCGCGGGACGATGACTGCCGCGACGGTGGCTCTCCTTGCCTGAAAGTTCTTGAGGCTTCAGGAGTCTCCGGGCATCGTCATATTGCCAGGCGTGAGCCAAAGAAAGGTGTCTAG
- the LOC123128768 gene encoding uncharacterized protein: MKNKSGGHRRNKSARNEAAAGNKNGRRRRNKSARNGAAADNGDRLSNLPNDLLLNILERVDTLDAIRTCILSKQMLNLPTMLSQFFLSAGSVPGHHDKACVFSRGEVLRTNNAVARVTDSILCTRNPKIAITKLKIRFVLMPHVSLTIGRSVARAMATQKVGAAEFEIITEKAYTDCSPADLLQFANQLNNFVGAFPDAFAGLRRLWLRNMRFGELDITNILSTCKLLASLRLTECDSGIDSVLQVEHAQLVELEVDYGEFSRVELTCLPKLQRVRYNNWYSYEDPLYFGFVPQLSKLSLTKTGVRWEKTLELSQLLANVPNISNLHLDFESEKIWVLPECPKLLTPVLGKLQHVNLDNLPEGCDLAWTMFILEAAPTLEELCVAVRDHWCIMLTDEEARKKNGYCEKADVNWKPYAPDFKHKNLAKLTIYGFQPNDNFKRYIRCVVEHAVNITEISLYDRKVCGSCGDLDPEIKVKVCPSRYPQTAEEMKQITEGLGLASRAVIHFRS, encoded by the exons ATGAAGAACAAAAGTGGTGGTCACAGACGCAAT AAATCAGCTCGCAATGAAGCCGCTGCTGGCAACAAGAATGGTCGTCGCAGGCGGAAT AAATCAGCTCGCAATGGAGCCGCTGCTGACAATGGCGACAGGCTTAGCAATCTGCCCAATGACCTCCTGCTCAACATTCTGGAGAGGGTGGACACACTTGATGCTATAAGGACCTGCATCCTCTCCAAGCAAATGCTGAATCTCCCCACCATGCTCTCGCAGTTCTTCTTAAGTGCTGGTTCCGTTCCAGGTCACCATGATAAAGCTTGTGTTTTCAGCCGCGGTGAAGTTCTCCGAACCAACAATGCTGTGGCTCGTGTAACGGATAGCATCTTGTGCACAAGGAATCCGAAGATCGCCATTACTAAACTTAAAATCAGATTCGTCTTGATGCCACATGTCTCTCTCACCATTGGAAGATCTGTTGCCCGTGCCATGGCAACCCAGAAGGTTGGCGCAGCTGAGTTTGAGATCATAACGGAGAAGGCTTATACGGACTGCTCTCCTGCCGATCTTCTCCAATTTGCGAATCAGTTAAATAATTTTGTTGGTGCTTTCCCAGATGCATTTGCTGGACTCAGGCGCCTGTGGCTGCGCAATATGAGGTTTGGTGAACTGGACATCACCAACATTCTCAGCACTTGCAAACTCTTGGCATCTTTGCGTTTAACCGAGTGCGACTCAGGGATCGATTCTGTGCTGCAAGTAGAACATGCTCAGCTTGTTGAGCTTGAGGTAGACTACGGGGAATTTTCAAGAGTTGAGCTGACATGTCTACCAAAACTCCAACGAGTGAGGTATAATAATTGGTACTCTTATGAAGATCCCCTGTATTTTGGTTTTGTACCACAGCTTTCAAAGCTGAGCCTCACTAAAACTGGTGTCCGTTGGGAGAAGACTCTGGAGTTAAGTCAGCTCCTTGCTAATGTTCCGAACATAAGCAATCTGCATCTTGATTTTGAAAGTGAAAAG ATCTGGGTTCTACCAGAATGCCCGAAACTGCTCACGCCTGTGCTCGGCAAACTACAGCATGTGAATCTAGACAATCTTCCTGAAGGATGTGATTTAGCTTGGACGATGTTTATTCTTGAAGCTGCACCCACCCTAGAAGAGCTGTGTGTCGCGGTAAGGGATCATTGGTGCATAATGCTGACAGACGAAGAAGCTCGGAAGAAAAATGGTTACTGCGAAAAGGCAGACGTGAATTGGAAGCCATATGCACCTGATTTCAAGCACAAGAATCTGGCTAAGCTCACCATCTATGGCTTCCAACCCAACGACAATTTTAAGCGATACATCAGATGTGTTGTGGAACATGCGGTTAATATAACAGAGATATCTCTGTACGACAGGAAAGTGTGCGGGAGCTGTGGTGACTTGGATCCCGAGATCAAGGTAAAGGTTTGTCCATCAAGATATCCACAGACAGCCGAGGAGATGAAGCAGATAACTGAGGGGTTGGGTTTGGCTTCGCGTGCTGTGATTCACTTCCGGTCCTAA